A genomic stretch from Nitrobacter winogradskyi Nb-255 includes:
- a CDS encoding HAD-IA family hydrolase, with translation MVVFDLDGTLVDTAPDLAAALNFVLDREGLRKVSLPTARSMIGAGVRRMIERGLEHEDRSATPDEVTRMMGDFVDYYTAHIADESRPFEGLIEALDELSARGFRFAVCTNKLEALAKLLLDQLGLSPRFSAICGGDTFGVAKPDPAILRQTIARAGGNPRAAIMVGDAGPDIGVARRAGIPVIGVTFGYTEVPVAELKPDRVISHMRELPEAIAALQAATLNAAG, from the coding sequence ATGGTCGTGTTCGACCTCGACGGGACGCTGGTCGATACCGCGCCCGATCTCGCCGCCGCACTCAACTTCGTTCTGGATCGCGAAGGCCTGCGCAAGGTGTCGTTGCCGACAGCCCGCTCGATGATCGGTGCGGGGGTTCGCCGCATGATCGAACGCGGCCTGGAGCATGAGGATCGCTCCGCGACGCCCGATGAGGTCACGCGGATGATGGGCGACTTCGTGGACTACTATACGGCCCATATCGCCGACGAATCCCGGCCGTTTGAAGGACTTATCGAGGCGCTCGACGAGCTGTCGGCGCGGGGATTCCGTTTCGCGGTCTGCACCAACAAGCTGGAAGCGCTTGCCAAGCTGCTGCTCGACCAGCTGGGATTGAGTCCGCGGTTTTCCGCAATCTGCGGAGGTGACACCTTCGGCGTGGCCAAGCCGGATCCCGCGATCCTGCGGCAAACCATCGCCCGCGCGGGCGGAAACCCGCGGGCCGCCATCATGGTCGGCGATGCGGGTCCCGACATCGGAGTGGCGCGCCGGGCCGGTATTCCCGTTATCGGGGTCACGTTCGGCTATACAGAAGTCCCGGTCGCAGAACTCAAACCCGATCGCGTGATAAGCCACATGAGGGAGCTGCCGGAGGCTATCGCCGCACTGCAAGCCGCCACGCTGAACGCAGCCGGCTGA
- the gor gene encoding glutathione-disulfide reductase, which yields MADFDVDLFVIGGGSGGVRAARIAAGYGARVMVAEEYRMGGTCVIRGCVPKKLLVYGSHIRHDIEDAAGFGWSIPSATFDWPALIANKDREIARLEAAYTATLEKAGVQTVKSRAVFEDAHTLRLTTGETIRSKHVLIATGGRPNQGPAIPGIEHVISSNEAFHLDELPKRIAIQGGGYIALEFACIFAGFGSDVTLIYRGDNILRGFDDDVRAHVRAEMEKSGITILTDCTVERVDRHGDDFTSHLSNGSSVASDQVLFAIGRHPNVANLGLEKAGVAINPENGGIAVDGFSRTNVPHIYAVGDVTHRFNLTPVAIREGHAFADSVFGNKPTRVDHADIPTAVFSQPEVGTVGLTEAQARAEYAVDIYKATFRPLKATLSGRDTRMLMKLVVDATTDRVLGCHIVGDGAAEMTQVVGIAIRMKATKADFDATMALHPTAAEELVTMRTRTAHHARGAAE from the coding sequence ATGGCTGATTTCGATGTCGACCTGTTCGTCATAGGCGGCGGTTCCGGCGGTGTGCGCGCAGCGCGCATCGCCGCCGGATACGGCGCGCGTGTCATGGTCGCCGAAGAATACCGGATGGGCGGTACCTGCGTGATCCGGGGGTGCGTGCCGAAGAAGCTGTTAGTCTACGGCTCTCATATCCGCCACGACATCGAAGATGCCGCCGGTTTTGGCTGGTCGATTCCGTCCGCGACGTTCGACTGGCCGGCGCTGATCGCCAACAAGGACAGGGAGATCGCCCGCCTCGAGGCGGCCTATACAGCTACCCTCGAGAAGGCCGGCGTTCAAACCGTCAAGTCGCGGGCGGTATTCGAGGATGCGCACACGCTCCGGCTCACGACCGGCGAGACCATCCGTTCGAAGCATGTGCTGATCGCGACGGGCGGCCGGCCCAATCAAGGACCTGCCATTCCCGGCATCGAGCACGTGATCTCTTCCAATGAGGCATTTCATCTTGATGAGTTGCCGAAGCGAATTGCGATTCAGGGCGGCGGATACATCGCGCTCGAATTCGCCTGCATCTTTGCCGGGTTCGGAAGTGATGTGACCCTGATCTATCGCGGGGACAACATCCTGCGCGGCTTCGATGATGACGTCCGCGCCCATGTTCGCGCGGAAATGGAGAAGAGCGGCATCACGATCCTGACGGACTGCACTGTCGAGAGGGTCGATCGGCACGGCGATGATTTCACGTCTCATCTATCGAACGGGTCGAGCGTTGCTTCCGATCAGGTGCTGTTTGCGATCGGCCGGCATCCGAACGTTGCCAATCTGGGACTTGAGAAGGCGGGCGTCGCCATCAACCCGGAGAACGGCGGCATAGCCGTCGACGGCTTTTCGCGGACGAACGTGCCGCATATCTATGCGGTCGGCGATGTCACGCATCGCTTCAACCTGACGCCGGTCGCGATCCGAGAGGGGCATGCGTTCGCGGACTCGGTGTTCGGAAACAAGCCGACGCGCGTGGATCATGCGGACATTCCGACCGCCGTGTTTTCGCAGCCTGAAGTCGGAACGGTCGGCCTGACAGAAGCGCAGGCGAGGGCTGAGTACGCCGTCGATATCTACAAGGCGACGTTCCGCCCGTTGAAGGCGACGTTATCGGGCCGCGATACCCGTATGCTGATGAAGCTGGTGGTGGACGCCACGACGGATCGCGTGCTCGGTTGCCATATCGTCGGCGACGGCGCGGCCGAGATGACGCAGGTAGTCGGCATCGCGATCAGGATGAAGGCCACCAAGGCCGATTTCGATGCGACCATGGCGCTGCATCCGACCGCGGCTGAAGAACTTGTGACGATGCGGACGCGAACCGCTCACCATGCGCGTGGGGCGGCCGAGTGA
- the moaA gene encoding GTP 3',8-cyclase MoaA, with amino-acid sequence MTGCSAPAETSGSRKMVDPFGRNISYLRVSVTDRCDLRCFYCMSEDMTFLPKADLLTLEELDRLCSAFIAKGVRKLRLTGGEPLVRRNVMSLIRSLSRHLQSGALKELTLTTNGSQLVRFANELKDCGVKRINVSLDTLDPARFREITRWGDIQKVMAGIDAAQAAGLAVKINAVALKNLNEDEIPSLMEWAHSRDMALTLIEVMPMGDIGASRADQYLPLSMLRARLEGQYTLTDLDDSTGGPARYVRVSETGGKLGFITPMTHNFCESCNRVRITCTGTLHTCLGHEDASDLRRPLRASPTDELLYETIDRAIGLKPKGHDFIIDRHNRPSVSRHMSVTGG; translated from the coding sequence ATGACCGGTTGTTCTGCCCCCGCCGAGACTTCGGGCTCCCGGAAAATGGTCGACCCGTTCGGCCGAAACATCAGCTATTTGCGCGTGTCCGTCACGGATCGCTGCGACCTTCGCTGCTTTTATTGCATGTCCGAGGACATGACTTTCTTGCCGAAGGCGGATCTGCTCACGCTGGAGGAGCTTGATCGTCTGTGCTCGGCATTCATCGCCAAGGGCGTGCGCAAGCTGCGGCTGACAGGCGGCGAGCCGCTGGTCCGCCGCAACGTGATGTCGCTGATCCGTTCCTTGTCTCGCCATCTCCAGTCGGGAGCGCTGAAAGAGCTGACGCTCACGACAAACGGATCGCAACTGGTTCGCTTCGCCAATGAGCTTAAGGACTGCGGCGTAAAACGGATCAACGTGTCGCTCGATACGCTCGACCCCGCCAGGTTTCGCGAGATCACGCGCTGGGGCGACATCCAGAAGGTCATGGCAGGCATTGACGCCGCGCAGGCCGCGGGTCTCGCCGTCAAGATCAATGCGGTCGCGCTCAAAAACCTGAACGAGGATGAAATTCCATCCCTGATGGAATGGGCGCACAGTCGAGACATGGCGCTGACGCTCATCGAGGTCATGCCGATGGGCGATATCGGCGCATCCCGCGCCGATCAATATCTGCCGCTCTCCATGCTGCGCGCGCGGCTCGAAGGTCAATACACCCTCACCGACCTCGATGACAGTACGGGCGGTCCCGCCCGCTACGTTAGGGTCAGCGAGACCGGCGGCAAGCTGGGTTTCATCACGCCGATGACCCATAATTTCTGCGAATCCTGCAACCGCGTCCGCATCACCTGCACGGGCACCCTGCATACCTGCCTCGGACACGAAGACGCTTCCGATCTGCGCCGGCCGCTCCGCGCATCGCCCACCGACGAGTTGCTATATGAGACGATCGATCGCGCCATCGGCCTCAAGCCGAAGGGCCACGATTTTATCATCGACCGTCACAACCGCCCGAGCGTAAGCCGCCACATGAGCGTAACCGGCGGATAA
- a CDS encoding TRAP transporter substrate-binding protein, with the protein MKRRDFLKGSAAGAAVSAVASPAIAQSAPEIKWRMTSSFPKSLDTIYGTAAVFAKQVAEMTDNKFQIQLFAAGEVVPALQALDATANNTVEMSHTASYYYVGKDPTFAIFASVPFGLNARQQNSWLFQGGGNELADEFFKKFGVVGLPCGNTGTQMGGWFRKEIKTVADLSGLKMRIGGIAGQVLQKVGVIPQQLAGGDVYPSLEKGTIDAAEWVGPYDDEKLGLQKVAKYYYYPGFWEGGPTLHAFCNLEKWNTLPKTYQAILVNAANTANTWMTARYDMQNPTALKRLVAGGTQLRPFSHDVLDACLKATNELWGEISANNADFKKVIDAMQAYRSDEYLWWQVAEYTYDTFMIRSRTRG; encoded by the coding sequence ATGAAACGTCGTGATTTTTTGAAAGGATCGGCAGCCGGGGCCGCCGTCTCGGCCGTGGCCTCGCCGGCGATCGCTCAATCGGCGCCCGAGATCAAATGGCGCATGACGTCAAGCTTTCCCAAATCGCTCGACACGATCTACGGCACGGCCGCGGTCTTTGCAAAGCAGGTCGCGGAAATGACCGACAACAAATTCCAGATCCAGCTGTTCGCGGCAGGAGAGGTCGTTCCCGCGTTGCAGGCGCTCGATGCGACGGCCAACAATACGGTCGAGATGAGTCACACCGCTTCGTACTATTATGTCGGAAAGGATCCCACCTTCGCGATCTTCGCGTCAGTTCCGTTCGGGCTCAATGCGCGTCAGCAGAATTCCTGGCTGTTTCAGGGCGGCGGCAATGAGCTTGCAGACGAGTTCTTCAAGAAATTCGGCGTTGTCGGGCTTCCCTGCGGCAACACCGGCACACAGATGGGCGGTTGGTTCCGCAAGGAGATCAAGACCGTGGCCGATCTGTCGGGCCTGAAGATGCGGATCGGCGGCATTGCCGGTCAGGTCTTGCAGAAGGTCGGCGTGATACCGCAGCAGCTTGCCGGGGGCGACGTTTATCCTTCGCTTGAGAAAGGTACGATCGACGCGGCCGAATGGGTCGGTCCATACGACGATGAGAAGCTGGGTCTCCAGAAGGTCGCCAAGTATTATTATTATCCAGGTTTTTGGGAGGGCGGGCCGACGCTCCATGCGTTCTGCAATCTCGAGAAGTGGAACACGTTGCCAAAGACCTATCAGGCGATACTGGTGAACGCGGCGAACACGGCCAACACCTGGATGACGGCTCGCTATGACATGCAGAATCCGACCGCCCTCAAGCGGCTCGTCGCAGGTGGCACGCAACTCAGGCCGTTCAGTCACGACGTTCTCGACGCTTGCCTGAAAGCCACGAACGAGTTGTGGGGCGAGATTTCGGCAAATAATGCGGACTTCAAGAAAGTGATCGATGCGATGCAGGCCTATCGGTCGGACGAATATTTGTGGTGGCAGGTGGCGGAATATACCTACGACACCTTCATGATTCGATCACGGACGCGGGGCTGA
- a CDS encoding class II 3-deoxy-7-phosphoheptulonate synthase, with protein MSERWTPDSWRTKPVQQVPVYPDPKALGDVEAQLATFPPLVFAGEARNLKKALARVANGEAFLLQGGDCAESFAEHGANNIRDFFRVLLQMAVVLTYAGALPVVKVGRIAGQFAKPRSSPMENVGGVELPSYRGDIVNDIAFTEQSRVPDPHRQIMAYRQSAATLNLLRAFATGGFANLGSVHQWMLGFLKDSQQSRRYKELADRISDALNFMRACGLNLESHPELRSTDIYTSHEALLLGYEQALTRVDSTTGDWYATSGHFIWVGDRTRQLDHGHVEYLRGIKNPIGLKCGPSLKPDELLKLIDALNPDNEPGRLTLIGRFGSDKVADYLPQLIRTVKREGRVVVWSCDPMHGNTITSTSGYKTRPFDRILSEVKSFFSIHAAEGTHAGGIHLEMTGQNVTECIGGARAIKDEDLNGRYHTVCDPRLNAEQSIDMAFLIAELLSHDREGKVKPIPAVSGF; from the coding sequence ATGTCCGAGCGGTGGACACCCGATAGCTGGCGCACCAAGCCCGTGCAGCAGGTTCCGGTCTATCCGGATCCTAAGGCGTTGGGCGACGTCGAGGCGCAGCTTGCGACGTTTCCGCCGCTGGTGTTTGCGGGTGAGGCGCGCAACCTTAAAAAGGCGCTCGCCCGAGTCGCCAACGGTGAGGCGTTTCTGCTGCAGGGCGGCGACTGCGCCGAGAGCTTCGCCGAGCATGGCGCCAACAACATTCGCGATTTCTTCCGTGTGCTGCTGCAAATGGCGGTGGTGCTGACTTATGCCGGCGCATTGCCGGTTGTGAAGGTTGGCCGCATTGCCGGCCAGTTCGCCAAGCCGCGCTCGTCTCCGATGGAGAACGTCGGCGGTGTCGAATTGCCGAGCTATCGCGGCGATATCGTCAACGACATCGCCTTCACCGAGCAGTCGCGAGTCCCGGATCCGCATCGCCAGATCATGGCCTACCGGCAGTCGGCGGCGACGCTGAACCTGCTGCGCGCCTTCGCGACCGGCGGGTTCGCCAATCTCGGCAGCGTGCATCAGTGGATGCTCGGCTTCCTGAAGGACTCTCAGCAGTCGCGCCGCTACAAGGAACTCGCCGATCGTATCTCGGATGCTCTCAATTTCATGCGCGCTTGCGGGCTGAATCTTGAAAGCCACCCGGAACTGCGGTCGACCGACATCTACACCAGTCACGAGGCGCTGCTGCTCGGTTACGAGCAGGCCTTGACGCGGGTCGATTCGACGACCGGTGACTGGTACGCAACTTCTGGCCATTTCATCTGGGTCGGCGATCGCACCCGACAGCTTGATCATGGCCACGTTGAATATCTCCGCGGCATCAAGAATCCGATCGGCCTGAAGTGCGGGCCGTCGCTCAAGCCTGATGAACTCCTGAAGCTGATCGATGCGCTGAATCCCGACAATGAGCCGGGACGCCTGACGCTCATCGGCCGCTTCGGCTCGGACAAGGTGGCCGATTATCTGCCGCAACTGATCCGCACGGTGAAGCGCGAGGGCCGCGTTGTCGTGTGGTCGTGCGATCCGATGCACGGCAACACCATCACGTCGACGAGTGGTTACAAGACCCGCCCGTTCGATCGCATCCTGTCGGAGGTCAAGTCGTTCTTCAGCATTCATGCCGCCGAAGGCACGCACGCCGGTGGCATTCATCTGGAGATGACCGGGCAGAACGTCACCGAGTGCATCGGCGGCGCGCGTGCGATCAAGGACGAGGACCTCAACGGTCGCTATCACACTGTCTGCGATCCGCGCCTGAACGCCGAGCAGTCGATCGACATGGCGTTCCTGATCGCCGAATTGCTGAGTCACGATCGCGAAGGCAAGGTCAAACCGATCCCGGCGGTCTCCGGCTTCTGA
- a CDS encoding TRAP transporter small permease subunit, with amino-acid sequence MRLLLALSTAIDRLNEKVGYVCNILVLLAVLVSAGNAMIRYAFGYSSNSWLELQWYMFAILVMFGASYTFKRNEHVRVEIFYLILSDRGRLWLDLIGTLFFLIPACLLLSYLSWPFFMQSYAIGEVSGNAGGLVRWPIKLVVPLGFVMLAIQGISEVIKRIAALQGLVTIQATYERPTQ; translated from the coding sequence ATGCGTCTGTTACTGGCCCTCAGCACAGCCATCGACCGGCTCAACGAAAAGGTCGGGTACGTATGCAACATCCTTGTGCTGCTTGCCGTGCTGGTGAGCGCCGGCAATGCAATGATCCGATATGCGTTCGGCTACAGTTCGAACAGCTGGCTCGAACTGCAATGGTACATGTTCGCCATCCTCGTGATGTTCGGCGCATCCTACACCTTCAAACGCAATGAACACGTTCGGGTCGAGATTTTCTATCTGATCCTGTCCGATCGCGGCAGGCTCTGGCTGGATCTCATCGGGACCCTCTTCTTTCTCATTCCTGCCTGCCTGTTGCTCAGCTACCTGTCCTGGCCTTTCTTCATGCAGTCTTATGCAATCGGCGAAGTATCCGGAAATGCCGGCGGTCTCGTTCGCTGGCCGATCAAGCTCGTCGTCCCGCTCGGATTCGTCATGCTCGCGATTCAGGGGATCTCGGAAGTGATCAAGCGGATAGCGGCGCTACAGGGCCTTGTCACGATCCAGGCAACCTACGAGAGACCGACTCAATGA
- a CDS encoding DUF2059 domain-containing protein, which produces MRGLSRFLPARFLPAACLAVALALPAVAQAQQAGQPSPAAIASAKELLTLKNAAGMYANAVPGIVERTKNTLLQSNLNYQKDLNEVALVVAKSLAGREKEIGDGMAKIYAGHFTEQELKDLVTFYKSPLGKKLIAQEPKAIEASMGYMNQWAQQFASVVNGEFRAEMRKRGKEI; this is translated from the coding sequence ATGAGGGGACTTTCGAGATTTCTGCCTGCAAGATTTCTTCCTGCGGCGTGTCTTGCCGTGGCGCTGGCGCTTCCAGCCGTTGCGCAGGCCCAGCAAGCCGGCCAGCCGTCTCCCGCCGCCATTGCTTCCGCCAAGGAGCTTCTGACATTGAAGAATGCGGCCGGGATGTACGCAAACGCCGTTCCGGGCATCGTCGAGCGGACCAAGAACACGCTGCTTCAATCCAACCTGAACTATCAGAAGGATCTCAATGAGGTTGCGCTGGTCGTGGCCAAGTCGCTGGCCGGCCGTGAAAAGGAGATCGGTGACGGCATGGCGAAGATCTATGCCGGCCATTTCACGGAGCAGGAGTTGAAGGACCTCGTCACGTTCTACAAGTCGCCGCTCGGCAAAAAGCTGATTGCGCAGGAGCCCAAGGCGATCGAGGCGAGCATGGGATATATGAACCAGTGGGCGCAGCAGTTCGCGAGCGTCGTCAATGGCGAGTTTCGCGCGGAGATGCGCAAGCGCGGCAAGGAAATCTGA
- the rpiA gene encoding ribose-5-phosphate isomerase RpiA codes for MTMDALKRQAAARALEYVEDGMRLGLGTGSTAKHFVELLGERVRDGLKVVGVPTSEATRADAERCGVPLTTLDDLDRLDLTVDGADEIDPDLNLTKGGGGALLREKIVAAASDRMIVIADETKWVAGLGRFPLPIEVIPFGLAATRRAITEVFAKAGVSGELAVRKRPDGHAFVTDGGHWIFDAHLGQIPDASYLAGLLNPIPGVVEHGLFIGLARVAMLAGAEGIRIVERR; via the coding sequence ATGACGATGGATGCATTGAAAAGACAGGCTGCGGCGCGTGCCCTTGAATATGTCGAGGACGGCATGAGGCTGGGTCTCGGAACGGGATCCACCGCCAAGCACTTTGTCGAGCTTTTGGGCGAGCGCGTACGCGACGGGTTGAAGGTTGTCGGGGTGCCGACATCGGAAGCCACGCGGGCCGACGCGGAGCGGTGCGGCGTTCCCCTGACCACCCTGGACGATCTCGACAGGCTCGATCTGACGGTGGATGGCGCAGACGAAATCGATCCTGATCTCAATCTGACCAAGGGCGGTGGCGGGGCGCTTCTGCGCGAGAAAATCGTGGCTGCCGCGTCGGACCGCATGATCGTGATCGCTGACGAGACAAAATGGGTGGCGGGGCTCGGCCGCTTTCCCCTGCCCATCGAAGTCATTCCGTTCGGGCTGGCCGCGACGCGACGGGCGATTACGGAGGTATTTGCAAAAGCCGGCGTTTCAGGTGAACTGGCCGTCAGAAAGCGACCGGATGGCCATGCTTTTGTCACCGATGGCGGCCACTGGATTTTCGATGCCCATCTTGGGCAGATACCTGATGCAAGCTATCTGGCCGGACTGTTGAATCCGATACCTGGCGTCGTCGAGCACGGCCTATTCATCGGCCTCGCACGCGTGGCGATGCTGGCGGGCGCAGAGGGCATTCGTATTGTCGAGCGGCGGTAG
- a CDS encoding NAD+ synthase: MTETTFKITLGQLNPTVGDIVGNAAKARAARAQAKADGAALVALPELFIAGYPPEDLVLRPAFQAACREAIEALARETSDGGPAMLIGTPWVDDGKLYNAYALLDEGRVAALRFKVNLPNYGVFDEKRVFARGPVGGPLKIRGVRIGVPICEDTWVEESAEYENVVECLAETGAEILVVPNGSPYAKGKSDIRLSISVARVTESDLPLVYLNQVGGQDELVFDGASFVLNADRSLAAQLPFFEESVFTLQWTRSAEGWRCAGPVAPQIDGDKADYAACVLGLRDYVRKNGFPGVLLGVSGGIDSALCAAIAVDALGAEQVRGVMLPFRFTAQVSLDDAARLATALGIRYDVLPIAQAVNGFEEILSGVFAGAPRDITEENLQSRARGTLLMAMSNKLGAMVVTTGNKSEMSVGYATLYGDMNGGFNPIKDIYKTEVLRMASLRNAWKPDGALGPSGEVIPPGAISRPPTAELREGQLDQDSLPPYDLLDAILERLVEREEPLAAIVAEGFDHDVVVRVDRLLNAAEYKRRQAAPGVKVTRRNFGRDRRYPITNRFRDSGESLPAPDETLVSRGSRSSAEAFQE, from the coding sequence ATGACCGAAACAACCTTCAAGATCACGCTCGGCCAACTAAACCCGACGGTCGGAGACATCGTCGGCAATGCGGCCAAGGCCCGCGCCGCGCGCGCTCAGGCGAAGGCCGACGGCGCCGCGCTGGTGGCTCTTCCCGAACTGTTCATCGCCGGCTATCCGCCCGAGGATCTGGTTCTGAGGCCGGCATTTCAGGCTGCCTGCCGCGAGGCGATCGAAGCTCTCGCGCGAGAGACCAGTGACGGCGGCCCGGCCATGCTGATCGGCACTCCATGGGTCGATGACGGCAAGCTCTACAATGCCTATGCGTTGCTGGACGAGGGGCGGGTCGCGGCGCTTCGTTTCAAAGTCAATCTGCCGAACTACGGCGTGTTCGACGAAAAGCGCGTGTTCGCGCGGGGACCGGTCGGAGGCCCGTTGAAGATTCGGGGCGTGCGGATCGGCGTGCCGATCTGTGAAGATACCTGGGTTGAGGAATCCGCCGAGTACGAGAACGTCGTCGAATGCCTCGCTGAAACCGGCGCGGAAATTCTCGTCGTTCCCAATGGGTCGCCCTACGCAAAGGGCAAGAGCGATATCAGGCTGTCGATCTCGGTCGCGCGCGTGACCGAGAGCGATCTGCCGCTGGTCTATCTCAATCAGGTCGGCGGCCAGGATGAACTGGTGTTCGACGGCGCTTCTTTCGTGCTGAACGCCGATCGCTCGCTGGCGGCGCAGCTTCCCTTTTTCGAGGAAAGCGTCTTCACGCTGCAATGGACCAGGTCTGCCGAGGGGTGGCGCTGCGCCGGACCGGTCGCGCCGCAGATCGACGGCGACAAGGCCGACTATGCCGCCTGCGTGCTGGGGTTGCGCGACTATGTCCGGAAGAACGGGTTTCCCGGCGTTCTGCTCGGCGTGTCCGGCGGAATCGACTCGGCCTTGTGCGCGGCCATCGCCGTCGACGCTCTCGGGGCCGAGCAGGTTCGCGGCGTCATGCTGCCGTTCCGTTTTACGGCGCAGGTCTCGCTCGACGATGCGGCAAGGCTCGCGACGGCGCTCGGCATTCGCTACGACGTGCTGCCGATCGCGCAGGCGGTGAATGGCTTCGAGGAGATTCTCTCCGGCGTGTTCGCGGGCGCGCCTCGCGATATTACCGAGGAGAACCTGCAATCCCGCGCTCGCGGCACGCTTCTGATGGCGATGTCCAACAAGCTCGGTGCGATGGTGGTGACCACCGGCAACAAATCGGAAATGTCGGTGGGGTACGCCACGCTGTACGGCGACATGAACGGCGGCTTCAATCCGATCAAGGATATCTACAAGACCGAGGTGCTCCGGATGGCTAGCCTGCGCAACGCGTGGAAACCGGACGGCGCGCTTGGTCCATCGGGCGAGGTGATCCCGCCCGGCGCCATCTCGCGGCCGCCGACGGCCGAGTTGCGCGAAGGCCAGCTGGATCAGGATTCGCTGCCGCCCTACGATCTGCTCGACGCGATTCTCGAGCGGTTGGTCGAGCGGGAGGAACCGCTCGCGGCGATCGTCGCGGAAGGGTTCGACCACGACGTGGTCGTGCGCGTCGATCGCCTGCTGAATGCCGCCGAGTACAAGCGCCGGCAGGCGGCGCCGGGCGTCAAGGTCACGCGCCGGAATTTCGGCCGCGACCGTCGCTATCCGATCACCAACCGGTTTCGCGATTCCGGCGAATCATTGCCGGCGCCGGATGAGACCCTCGTCTCCCGCGGCAGCCGGAGTTCCGCCGAAGCCTTTCAGGAATGA
- a CDS encoding TRAP transporter large permease yields MITLEMMPPMMFGGLVLAMLIGFPVAFTLAAVGLSFGFLAIHLGFFDLNFLQAIPGRVFGGVLSNELLLAIPFFTFMGSVLERCGLAEDMLDSMGQLFGPIRGGLGYSVILVGFILGAITGTVAAQVIAMALISMPVMMRYGYNIRYVTGVLAASGTITQLVPPSLVLIVLADQLGKSVGDMYLGAWGPSLFQIMLFAGYTFLLGIFKPDHVPPVPKEFRTLTGWPLWRKCLMGIIPSAVLIFVVLGTMMLGLATPTEAGAMGAVGAIVLATIHHKDFSSTGRKLLIIGAITGGIGTLVGIFVAEGLVFKIAFAVTYLAVVWICLEAVRIPGLRDLIRQGYQSTMRLTTMVTFILIGSTCFSVVFLGVSGGEWLEHLLTSLPGGVWGFLIFINAFIFFLAFFLDFFEIAFIILPMLAPVAQKVLAPVVGADAALIWFGVMICVNMQTSFLHPPFGFALFYLRGVAPREVKSSDIYWGAVPWIGLQIIMVILVIAFPATVTGLLGKSTTVDLDNIKIEVPMIDVAPLDFGPVPTNRQ; encoded by the coding sequence ATGATTACGCTGGAAATGATGCCGCCAATGATGTTCGGCGGCCTGGTTCTGGCGATGTTGATCGGTTTTCCCGTCGCCTTCACGCTGGCCGCGGTGGGGCTCTCGTTCGGATTCCTTGCGATCCATCTTGGCTTCTTCGACCTTAATTTCCTTCAGGCCATACCGGGGCGCGTGTTCGGAGGCGTGCTATCGAACGAGCTGCTGCTCGCGATTCCTTTTTTCACGTTCATGGGATCGGTACTCGAGCGCTGCGGCCTCGCGGAAGACATGCTCGACTCGATGGGCCAACTGTTTGGACCCATCCGCGGCGGTCTCGGATATTCGGTCATCCTTGTCGGATTCATCCTCGGCGCCATCACCGGCACGGTCGCCGCGCAGGTGATCGCCATGGCGCTGATCTCGATGCCCGTGATGATGCGCTACGGCTACAACATTCGCTACGTCACGGGCGTGCTGGCGGCATCCGGCACCATCACTCAACTCGTTCCGCCCTCCCTGGTGCTGATCGTCCTGGCCGATCAACTCGGGAAATCGGTCGGCGACATGTATCTCGGCGCCTGGGGACCGTCGCTGTTCCAGATCATGCTGTTCGCCGGATACACTTTCCTGCTCGGTATCTTCAAGCCCGATCACGTCCCCCCGGTGCCAAAGGAATTTCGCACGCTCACCGGCTGGCCGCTTTGGCGCAAGTGCCTGATGGGCATCATTCCCTCCGCCGTCCTGATCTTCGTCGTGCTAGGCACCATGATGCTGGGGCTTGCGACACCCACGGAAGCAGGCGCGATGGGCGCCGTCGGCGCGATCGTGCTGGCGACCATTCACCACAAGGATTTCAGCAGTACCGGCCGAAAACTCCTGATCATCGGCGCCATCACCGGCGGCATCGGAACGCTCGTCGGAATTTTCGTGGCTGAGGGATTGGTCTTCAAGATCGCATTCGCCGTTACCTATCTCGCGGTGGTGTGGATTTGTCTGGAGGCCGTCCGCATCCCCGGACTTCGCGACCTCATCCGGCAGGGCTATCAATCGACAATGCGCCTCACCACCATGGTGACCTTCATTCTGATCGGTTCGACCTGCTTCTCGGTGGTGTTTCTCGGAGTCTCCGGCGGTGAATGGCTGGAGCATCTGCTGACATCGCTGCCGGGCGGCGTATGGGGTTTTCTCATCTTCATCAACGCGTTCATCTTCTTCCTGGCGTTCTTCCTCGATTTCTTCGAGATTGCCTTCATCATTCTACCGATGCTCGCTCCGGTGGCCCAGAAAGTTCTCGCTCCCGTCGTCGGCGCAGACGCAGCGCTGATCTGGTTCGGCGTCATGATCTGCGTCAACATGCAGACCTCGTTCCTCCACCCTCCATTCGGTTTTGCGCTGTTCTACCTGCGCGGCGTCGCCCCGCGAGAGGTCAAGAGTTCAGACATTTACTGGGGCGCGGTGCCATGGATTGGATTGCAGATCATCATGGTCATTCTCGTGATCGCGTTCCCCGCGACAGTGACAGGTCTGCTTGGCAAATCGACAACCGTCGACCTCGACAATATCAAGATCGAGGTTCCGATGATCGATGTCGCGCCACTCGATTTCGGTCCGGTACCGACCAATCGGCAATAG